One segment of Polyangiaceae bacterium DNA contains the following:
- a CDS encoding polysaccharide deacetylase family protein, which translates to MPPARIALWLSSIAGISLLVRSLWFEPVPMGVAVGAMVAYLVLCMLGMIFPAFEMFGDAVSRAEPGPRLIALTFDDGPYPPTTRKVLDALAKAEQRATFFVVARKAQKYPELVKEMVEAGHEIALHGFQHDRLFAWRTPSHVQMDLRRSRDALTPLLAKPPRWFRPPMGMVSPRTAAGARKAGVELAAWSVRAFDGTAGATPERVTERITAGLKDGAIVLLHDAAEHDDFEPAGVAALPGILDAMAARGLTSVTLSELFAEEAASPGPSGNETGS; encoded by the coding sequence GTGCCTCCCGCTCGCATCGCACTCTGGCTCTCGAGCATCGCCGGGATTTCGCTCCTGGTGCGATCCTTGTGGTTCGAGCCGGTGCCCATGGGCGTCGCCGTCGGCGCGATGGTTGCGTACCTGGTGCTGTGCATGCTGGGCATGATCTTTCCGGCCTTCGAGATGTTCGGCGACGCCGTTTCGCGCGCCGAGCCCGGACCGCGCTTGATTGCGCTGACCTTCGATGACGGTCCCTACCCACCCACGACGCGCAAGGTGCTCGATGCGCTGGCGAAGGCCGAACAGCGTGCGACGTTCTTCGTCGTCGCGCGCAAAGCGCAAAAGTACCCGGAGCTGGTGAAAGAAATGGTGGAAGCCGGGCACGAAATCGCGCTCCACGGCTTTCAGCACGATCGCCTGTTCGCCTGGCGCACGCCTAGCCACGTACAGATGGACCTTCGACGCTCGCGGGACGCGCTGACCCCGCTTCTAGCCAAACCCCCGCGCTGGTTTCGCCCACCCATGGGTATGGTGAGCCCGCGAACCGCAGCGGGCGCACGCAAGGCGGGAGTGGAGTTGGCGGCTTGGAGCGTGCGGGCCTTCGACGGGACGGCCGGTGCGACGCCGGAGCGCGTAACGGAACGCATCACTGCGGGTTTGAAAGACGGTGCCATCGTCCTGCTTCACGACGCGGCCGAGCACGACGACTTCGAGCCCGCCGGGGTCGCGGCCTTGCCCGGAATTCTGGACGCGATGGCGGCGCGCGGCCTCACGAGTGTCACCCTCAGCGAACTCTTTGCGGAAGAAGCTGCTAGCCCGGGTCCGTCCGGAAATGAGACGGGCAGCTAG
- a CDS encoding HAMP domain-containing sensor histidine kinase, with protein MKPGLRLQILLLLGGLMLLSFVPLFIAVATYTRVTLAQLRVESARALGRAVAGHVQEARARRTPEEMRSLLDAEIGAQGVDAIGIYGLDGAPTLRVGDPKLVDALAAPQQTGREALYELQSSHGRAIAVALPDARGVVVAVVRADDISSRATPLVRLVGLYTGVGALALLVAAYFALTRLIVRPLDTISRGAQRVADGARKLEVPSGGARELVELGHSLKTMTEALVAEEEALRSKIDEVEAATRRLAEAQERLVRSERLASVGRLAAGLAHEVGNPIAALMGMQDLLLEGGLSEAEQQDFLKRMQRETERIHRILRDLLQFARPAAPSTLESDDQGGNVETAIYDTAALVSPQKSMKDVELAVDVHPDLPEVALSREHLVQVILNLVLNAADACEAGGGGRISLRAFAKDDGVRIEVEDDGPGVPQTVRGKLFEPFVTTKEVGKGTGLGLAVCRGLVEAAGGTIQLDDAYAAGARFVIELPKH; from the coding sequence ATGAAGCCCGGCCTTCGCCTCCAGATCTTGCTGCTGCTCGGCGGGCTCATGTTGCTCTCTTTCGTGCCGCTGTTCATTGCGGTCGCGACCTACACGCGTGTCACGCTCGCTCAGTTGCGCGTGGAGAGTGCTCGCGCCCTAGGCCGCGCCGTCGCGGGACATGTGCAAGAGGCGCGCGCCCGCCGCACGCCCGAGGAGATGCGTAGCCTGCTCGACGCCGAGATTGGAGCGCAGGGCGTCGACGCCATCGGCATCTATGGCCTCGACGGCGCACCCACTCTGCGCGTCGGTGACCCCAAGTTGGTCGACGCACTGGCCGCCCCACAGCAAACCGGACGCGAGGCCCTGTACGAGCTGCAAAGCTCCCACGGCCGGGCCATCGCGGTCGCCCTGCCTGACGCTCGCGGAGTCGTGGTCGCGGTCGTTCGCGCCGATGACATCTCGTCACGCGCGACGCCTTTGGTGCGACTCGTCGGACTGTACACTGGCGTCGGTGCCCTCGCGCTGCTGGTTGCGGCCTACTTCGCGCTGACGCGGTTGATCGTACGGCCCCTCGACACGATCTCACGGGGCGCACAGCGCGTCGCGGATGGCGCCCGCAAGCTGGAAGTCCCGAGCGGTGGCGCGCGCGAGTTGGTCGAGCTGGGCCATAGCCTCAAGACCATGACCGAAGCCCTGGTCGCCGAGGAAGAGGCGCTTCGCAGCAAGATCGACGAGGTGGAAGCGGCCACGCGTCGTCTGGCCGAGGCCCAGGAGCGGCTGGTGCGCTCCGAGCGGCTGGCGAGTGTCGGACGATTGGCGGCCGGGTTGGCTCACGAAGTGGGAAACCCCATTGCCGCGCTGATGGGCATGCAGGACTTGCTGCTCGAAGGTGGGCTCTCCGAGGCCGAGCAACAGGACTTCCTCAAGCGCATGCAGCGCGAGACCGAACGCATCCATCGGATTCTGCGCGACCTGCTGCAGTTCGCGCGCCCTGCGGCACCCAGCACGCTCGAGAGCGACGACCAAGGTGGAAACGTGGAGACGGCGATCTACGACACGGCTGCCCTCGTCAGCCCGCAGAAGTCGATGAAGGACGTGGAGCTCGCGGTGGACGTACACCCGGATCTGCCCGAGGTGGCGCTCAGTCGCGAACACTTGGTGCAAGTGATCCTCAACCTGGTGCTGAACGCGGCGGACGCCTGCGAAGCCGGCGGCGGGGGTCGCATCTCGCTGCGAGCCTTCGCCAAGGATGACGGTGTACGCATCGAGGTGGAGGACGACGGCCCGGGCGTCCCGCAAACCGTGCGCGGCAAGTTGTTCGAGCCCTTCGTGACCACCAAGGAAGTCGGCAAAGGGACTGGGCTCGGTCTCGCAGTGTGCCGTGGCTTGGTCGAAGCGGCGGGTGGCACCATCCAGCTGGACGATGCCTACGCCGCCGGTGCTCGATTCGTCATCGAACTACCGAAGCACTAG
- a CDS encoding diguanylate cyclase: protein MDPLVRAAFGLQQVSSRFSGTLLAIGASAYLVFWAGQRENPWHAIVAALVLVVSLGFRVARRLGRLSPRAIAWLDFELFSHLIVVGYAGVLLSPGGLEGPFYPVLYALVMLAAAFARPAAAAATLAFAVLTEAALAAIGYRRPVESIWPHALLMGVFAFLNMAVFRAEIARVRALSKQRIAAEIERMKQAARSYRLLGAPSSAVDRNSIHPPDDESRLLHSGVDEIHQATSYALDVLRHSLQLRTAALLWLDSTGSKLAIQEISSADDSIAPGPFSSKDGIAAAAIARGQTVSLHGDKAGQAVPYYGVLPEVGAVCAAPLMDAGHIRGVLLVDRPVKDPFTSVEEELLTAATHFMLRAIENERVFVQLERAKIEQGKLYRAVDTLAGATTERGVIEACVSSAREFAAFDYAIVTLFDRAKGEHEICAVSGDAEELLGERFKHNAGLVSMVVANRHPLPYRGEYDAARQVVFTRRLRPPDMPSLLVLPLIVHDRALGTLVLGSRRRAAFGDSVRPTLEVLASHVAVSLANARMVKRLEEMATTDGMTGLLNKRALVEMAQQKVKSALRFKKPLSVLVCDIDHFKKVNDTYGHDVGDVVIKGFGEVLKRTKRDTDVVGRFGGEEFIVVCEQTDAEGAVLLAERVRTELETTTFHTEAGPLCVTCSLGVATLPHAGESWEGLFKATDEALYASKRGGRNRVTLWSPRLQGCAA from the coding sequence ATGGACCCGCTCGTACGCGCCGCTTTTGGCCTGCAGCAGGTGTCATCCCGATTCTCGGGAACACTGCTGGCTATCGGCGCGAGTGCATATCTGGTCTTCTGGGCGGGGCAGCGCGAGAACCCGTGGCACGCAATCGTCGCGGCGCTGGTGCTCGTGGTGTCCCTCGGTTTTCGCGTGGCACGTCGCCTCGGGCGGCTCAGTCCGCGCGCGATTGCCTGGCTCGACTTCGAGCTGTTCAGTCACCTGATCGTGGTCGGCTACGCTGGCGTGCTGCTGTCGCCCGGCGGATTGGAGGGCCCATTCTATCCGGTGCTCTACGCGCTGGTGATGCTGGCCGCGGCGTTTGCTCGCCCGGCGGCTGCGGCAGCGACCTTGGCGTTTGCAGTGCTGACCGAAGCGGCGTTGGCTGCCATCGGTTATCGCCGTCCCGTCGAAAGCATCTGGCCGCACGCTCTGCTGATGGGCGTGTTCGCCTTTCTGAACATGGCGGTGTTCCGCGCGGAGATTGCCCGGGTGCGTGCCCTCTCGAAGCAGCGCATCGCTGCCGAGATCGAACGGATGAAACAAGCGGCGCGATCCTACCGTTTGCTCGGGGCGCCGTCTTCGGCAGTGGATCGCAACTCCATCCATCCCCCCGACGACGAGTCCCGCCTGTTGCACTCGGGGGTGGACGAGATTCACCAAGCGACGAGCTACGCACTGGACGTGCTGCGTCACAGCCTCCAGCTGCGCACCGCGGCGCTCCTGTGGCTCGACTCCACCGGCAGCAAGCTGGCCATCCAGGAGATCAGCAGCGCCGACGACAGCATCGCCCCAGGGCCGTTTTCGTCGAAGGACGGCATCGCCGCTGCAGCGATCGCGCGCGGCCAGACCGTGAGCCTGCACGGCGACAAGGCGGGACAAGCGGTGCCCTACTATGGCGTGCTTCCCGAGGTCGGTGCGGTTTGCGCGGCGCCTCTGATGGACGCGGGCCATATCCGAGGCGTGCTGTTGGTGGATCGCCCCGTCAAGGATCCCTTCACCTCTGTCGAGGAAGAGCTGCTCACCGCGGCCACCCACTTCATGCTACGCGCGATCGAGAACGAGCGCGTCTTCGTGCAGCTGGAGCGCGCGAAGATCGAGCAAGGCAAGCTGTACCGTGCCGTCGATACCCTGGCGGGCGCCACGACCGAGCGCGGCGTGATCGAAGCGTGCGTGTCGAGCGCCCGCGAGTTCGCCGCCTTCGACTACGCCATCGTGACGCTGTTCGATCGCGCCAAAGGTGAACACGAGATCTGCGCCGTCAGCGGCGACGCCGAGGAGCTCCTTGGCGAGCGCTTCAAGCACAACGCGGGCCTGGTGAGCATGGTGGTTGCCAATCGTCACCCCTTGCCCTACCGCGGCGAGTACGACGCCGCGCGCCAGGTTGTCTTCACGCGTCGCCTGCGGCCGCCGGACATGCCCAGTCTGTTGGTACTGCCGCTGATCGTGCACGACCGTGCACTCGGCACCCTCGTGCTCGGCTCCCGGCGTCGCGCGGCCTTCGGCGACAGCGTGCGACCGACCCTCGAGGTACTTGCGAGCCACGTGGCGGTGTCGCTGGCCAACGCGCGCATGGTGAAGCGCCTGGAGGAGATGGCCACGACCGACGGCATGACCGGACTGCTCAACAAGCGGGCGCTAGTGGAGATGGCGCAACAGAAGGTGAAGAGCGCCCTGCGCTTCAAGAAGCCACTGAGCGTGCTGGTCTGCGACATCGATCACTTCAAGAAGGTCAACGACACCTACGGTCACGACGTGGGCGACGTGGTGATCAAGGGCTTCGGCGAGGTGCTCAAGCGCACGAAGCGCGACACGGACGTGGTGGGTCGCTTCGGTGGCGAAGAGTTCATCGTGGTCTGCGAGCAGACCGACGCCGAGGGAGCAGTGCTCTTGGCCGAGCGCGTGCGCACCGAGCTGGAGACGACGACCTTCCACACCGAGGCCGGCCCGCTGTGCGTGACGTGTTCCTTGGGTGTTGCCACCCTGCCTCACGCCGGCGAAAGCTGGGAAGGCCTGTTCAAGGCCACCGACGAGGCGCTCTACGCGTCCAAGCGCGGCGGCCGCAACCGCGTCACCCTGTGGTCGCCCCGACTCCAGGGCTGCGCAGCCTAG
- a CDS encoding Uma2 family endonuclease: MSQPSESHLRPPGVDQLVVDDGEPMESARHRQQMMVLIESLEYAWRGRTDFYVGGNMFLYFSETQTRKNDFRGPDVFVVMNTSRRERKAWVVWEEDGQAPDVVIELTSESTEHVDRGDKMRIYARALRVAEYFLFDPFSAKLEGYELDSLSAAYVQKQPDSEGRLACKRLGLSLGVVPGTLWSVEAPWLRWLRAGEVLPMPSEAALSALAHADAETERANAETERANAEAERANGLAAELEALRRR, from the coding sequence ATGAGCCAACCGTCGGAATCTCACCTGCGGCCCCCGGGGGTCGATCAGCTCGTCGTCGACGACGGTGAACCGATGGAGTCGGCCCGCCACCGACAGCAGATGATGGTGCTGATCGAATCGCTGGAGTACGCCTGGCGAGGCCGCACCGACTTCTACGTCGGCGGCAACATGTTCCTGTACTTCAGCGAAACTCAGACTCGAAAGAACGACTTTCGCGGACCGGACGTGTTCGTCGTGATGAACACGTCACGACGCGAACGCAAGGCCTGGGTCGTGTGGGAAGAAGACGGACAAGCCCCCGACGTCGTGATCGAACTCACTAGCGAATCCACGGAGCACGTCGATCGCGGCGACAAGATGCGCATCTATGCCCGTGCCCTGCGTGTTGCGGAGTACTTCTTGTTCGATCCCTTCTCGGCCAAGCTCGAGGGCTACGAACTCGACTCCCTATCCGCCGCGTACGTCCAGAAGCAACCCGACTCCGAGGGACGCCTGGCGTGCAAGCGCCTAGGACTGTCGCTAGGCGTCGTTCCTGGCACACTCTGGAGCGTCGAAGCTCCTTGGTTGCGGTGGCTCCGCGCGGGCGAAGTGCTACCAATGCCCAGCGAAGCCGCCCTCTCCGCACTCGCGCATGCCGACGCCGAAACCGAGCGCGCCAATGCCGAAACCGAGCGCGCCAATGCCGAAGCCGAGCGCGCAAATGGCCTTGCGGCCGAACTGGAAGCGCTGAGGCGACGCTGA
- a CDS encoding four helix bundle protein, whose amino-acid sequence MLRIHSVIIQLAPQIGRLADRIERRDRNLGSQLRRSYASVANNVAEGSAHRGARRRHAYEIALGEARESLSTLQIAAAFGYVAPLPPELRRALNQVVGTLVVVTR is encoded by the coding sequence ATGTTGCGCATTCACTCAGTCATCATTCAGTTGGCACCTCAGATCGGGCGACTCGCTGACCGCATCGAGCGGCGGGATCGCAATCTAGGCAGTCAGCTGCGCCGCTCATACGCCTCCGTCGCCAACAACGTCGCCGAAGGGTCTGCGCATCGCGGTGCGCGACGGCGCCACGCCTACGAGATCGCCTTGGGCGAAGCGCGCGAAAGCCTATCGACGCTGCAGATCGCCGCGGCCTTCGGCTACGTCGCGCCTCTCCCGCCCGAGTTACGTCGTGCCCTGAATCAAGTCGTCGGCACCTTGGTCGTCGTCACGCGCTGA
- a CDS encoding HAD family hydrolase has protein sequence MSETHRAWLVDLDGTLYRARPVKLRMALALAVGGWGVVGVLRKFRHVHEELRDHLDHDVESPFLEQVQRTASALSRDAADVERIVRDWMVLRPLPHLARNRNQALLDEISNFRAKGGKTACVSDYPAREKLEALGAVALFDVIVASGEISGPPRLKPHPAGYLRAAKELGVDPSACLVIGDRDDADGEAARRANMSYRKVRA, from the coding sequence ATGAGCGAGACCCATCGCGCCTGGCTCGTCGATCTGGACGGCACGCTGTACCGCGCGCGCCCGGTGAAGCTGCGGATGGCGCTGGCGTTGGCCGTAGGTGGCTGGGGCGTGGTCGGCGTGCTGCGCAAGTTCCGCCACGTACACGAAGAGTTGCGCGACCATTTGGACCACGACGTCGAGAGCCCCTTCTTGGAGCAAGTGCAGCGCACGGCCAGCGCGTTGTCCCGAGACGCGGCAGACGTGGAACGCATCGTTCGGGACTGGATGGTGCTGCGACCTTTGCCGCACTTGGCACGTAACCGCAATCAGGCGCTGCTCGACGAGATCTCGAACTTCAGAGCCAAGGGCGGGAAGACCGCGTGCGTGTCCGACTATCCCGCGCGGGAGAAACTCGAAGCTCTGGGCGCCGTCGCGCTCTTCGACGTGATCGTCGCCAGCGGCGAGATCAGCGGTCCGCCGCGATTGAAGCCGCATCCCGCCGGCTATCTGCGCGCTGCGAAAGAGCTGGGAGTGGATCCGTCAGCGTGCTTGGTGATCGGCGACCGCGACGACGCCGACGGTGAGGCGGCGCGCCGCGCCAACATGAGCTATCGCAAGGTCCGCGCCTGA
- a CDS encoding RNA polymerase sigma factor: MLPLGMALPPPVLSPPAVMAEPERLEQLRPLVRAVVARVLRLPVSNADVEDCTHETFRRAIEGRSRLRDGEPLAPWVLGIARHVALDAGRARTRARQRTAQRNDEASPLDGVADPTPGADLRMERAQLETRVRAALHTLGDDQRQALEMFHLQGLPYKEIAARMQVPIGTICTWVSRGRKALAQVLDEGDLH, translated from the coding sequence ATGCTTCCGCTCGGGATGGCACTTCCGCCACCAGTCTTGTCGCCGCCAGCCGTGATGGCAGAGCCAGAGCGCCTCGAACAGCTCCGCCCACTGGTGCGCGCGGTGGTGGCGAGAGTACTGCGGCTACCCGTGTCGAACGCCGACGTCGAAGACTGCACCCACGAGACTTTTCGACGCGCGATCGAGGGCCGCAGCCGACTGCGCGACGGCGAACCGCTGGCACCCTGGGTGCTCGGCATCGCGCGCCACGTTGCCCTCGATGCGGGTCGCGCACGCACGCGCGCGCGGCAGCGCACGGCCCAGCGCAATGACGAGGCGTCTCCCTTGGACGGCGTGGCGGATCCCACGCCGGGCGCGGACTTGCGCATGGAGCGCGCGCAGCTGGAAACGCGTGTCCGCGCGGCACTGCACACCCTTGGCGACGATCAGCGTCAAGCGCTCGAGATGTTCCACCTGCAAGGCCTGCCCTACAAAGAGATCGCGGCACGCATGCAAGTTCCAATCGGAACCATTTGCACCTGGGTATCGCGGGGCCGCAAGGCCCTCGCACAAGTTTTGGACGAAGGAGATCTACATTGA
- a CDS encoding protein kinase: MDDRPSSTDRQIGPWRLTRLLGRGLLGEVWEARNGQDGPQVVKLLDPALTPSLGQRFVACFEAAKPLKHPRIPLVQQCTLDAGGRALIVRALIEGESAAAFSARRSGRVPPAEALRITEAAARGIAHAHDTGVLHGALHADHVLLGLDGSVSLIDFNLGELRQEAALERGLPGPENIEAYEAPEASYVPTPEADVWSLGALLFQLLTGRAVRDPGMSEARVLTDVSPDAPAALVELLQRCFDLDPDARINAEQLALCCGELRANPNIAKLQRVSEPTLLAQRIQSPAPRRRPSAVARAGSSAAAASSAAAASSSGAATSSATAGSPSAATAVPSAATRMGRSERAARGHADTEPAMPSSRHPKVVPEPPPQLDLDDEAIAPPGFGPGERSKPSDVPAPASHGALELELEGATPTLERVATDSGNDALDLVASAGLELELEPAPAPGRDLGRADHAAPADFQSTSGTSGARTLDLPPSASPAVADLELDLPPTAPVSSASSISLDLEPERESPGTNAVDLADVSETGEDGTHDEFERLRGILAFDSALLLEDAFADGKSNPPRPPDSKLWRKLSLSARPATAADLDLAADVARALDLVALTLKDCAELPSLPDLVRENLAALVGGASASQLAEFGLALDRLGRESSLPVANHAKAMHTAIPPAQLEKLLQPQGWQSLTEEQRKCWKELLPRFGGDYVAVFSRVLVVCHDPELAAALSEALLQHAAGQEQQLADGISGSDIGAAIKLTRTLAQLQTPGARAALESVATEHSHPLVRLEALAGVEGLTGSRVRAELTALLDAEPDEAIRLESLVQVRDHEIRAAGPHLALRIKSPKFSTLSYDEKRHLLHALGVIMPPRAESIATELLLDSKLLASAAHEEARILAADLLGAIASTQEAREALESVAAKRWGTKENVRAAAERALAHWAQRLGHQPESPT; encoded by the coding sequence ATGGACGACCGCCCCAGCAGCACTGATCGACAAATCGGACCGTGGCGTCTGACGCGGCTGCTCGGGCGCGGACTGCTGGGGGAAGTGTGGGAGGCGCGCAATGGCCAGGATGGGCCGCAAGTCGTCAAGCTATTGGACCCGGCGCTCACCCCGAGCCTGGGCCAACGCTTCGTCGCTTGTTTCGAGGCGGCAAAGCCGCTGAAGCATCCCCGTATCCCGCTCGTGCAGCAATGCACCCTGGACGCCGGCGGCAGGGCATTGATCGTGCGTGCCCTGATCGAAGGAGAGAGTGCAGCCGCCTTTTCTGCCCGACGCAGCGGTCGGGTGCCGCCCGCGGAAGCACTACGCATCACCGAAGCGGCCGCACGCGGCATTGCGCACGCACACGACACAGGAGTGTTGCACGGCGCCCTACATGCAGATCACGTACTGCTCGGCCTCGATGGCTCCGTCAGTCTGATCGACTTCAATCTCGGGGAGTTGCGCCAGGAAGCAGCACTCGAACGCGGACTGCCTGGGCCCGAGAACATCGAAGCCTACGAAGCGCCCGAGGCTTCCTACGTGCCTACACCCGAGGCGGATGTGTGGTCCCTCGGCGCTCTGCTCTTCCAACTCTTGACGGGTCGCGCAGTGCGCGATCCGGGCATGTCCGAAGCGCGCGTCCTGACCGACGTCTCACCCGACGCACCGGCGGCGTTGGTCGAGCTGCTGCAGCGCTGTTTCGACTTGGACCCGGATGCGCGCATCAACGCGGAACAGCTCGCCCTGTGCTGTGGCGAACTGCGCGCCAACCCGAACATCGCGAAGTTGCAGCGGGTGTCCGAGCCGACACTCCTGGCGCAGCGCATTCAATCCCCCGCACCGCGCAGAAGGCCGTCTGCGGTCGCTAGGGCGGGGTCGTCTGCGGCCGCCGCGTCGTCTGCGGCCGCCGCGTCGTCTTCGGGCGCCGCGACGTCGTCCGCCACAGCGGGCTCACCTTCGGCTGCTACGGCAGTACCGTCTGCGGCCACGAGGATGGGTCGGTCCGAGCGCGCCGCCAGAGGCCACGCGGATACGGAACCCGCCATGCCGTCGAGTCGTCATCCGAAGGTCGTGCCAGAGCCCCCACCGCAGCTCGACTTGGACGACGAAGCAATCGCACCTCCTGGGTTCGGCCCCGGCGAACGCTCCAAGCCTTCGGACGTGCCTGCGCCCGCCAGCCATGGCGCGCTCGAACTCGAGCTAGAGGGCGCCACCCCAACCCTCGAACGAGTCGCGACCGATAGCGGGAACGACGCACTCGATCTCGTCGCCAGCGCAGGGCTCGAGCTCGAGCTGGAGCCAGCGCCAGCGCCGGGGCGAGACCTCGGCCGCGCCGACCACGCGGCCCCCGCCGATTTCCAGTCGACTTCCGGAACCAGCGGAGCACGCACCCTCGATCTGCCGCCGAGCGCATCACCTGCAGTTGCAGATTTGGAGCTCGACCTACCGCCCACCGCTCCCGTGTCGAGCGCGTCCAGCATCAGCCTGGACCTCGAACCCGAGCGCGAGAGTCCTGGTACGAACGCAGTCGATCTGGCGGACGTGAGCGAGACTGGCGAGGACGGTACGCACGACGAGTTCGAGCGCCTGCGCGGTATTCTAGCGTTCGATTCCGCTCTGCTCTTGGAAGACGCCTTCGCCGACGGCAAGTCGAATCCGCCGCGGCCGCCCGACAGCAAGCTCTGGCGCAAGCTATCCTTGAGTGCACGCCCAGCAACCGCTGCGGATCTGGACCTGGCCGCCGACGTTGCCCGAGCCCTCGACCTGGTCGCACTGACCCTGAAAGACTGCGCGGAGCTGCCCTCGCTACCAGACTTGGTACGGGAGAACCTCGCCGCACTGGTGGGCGGTGCCAGCGCAAGTCAGCTTGCGGAGTTTGGTCTCGCTCTCGACCGCCTCGGTCGCGAAAGCTCCCTGCCCGTCGCCAACCACGCGAAGGCAATGCACACCGCCATTCCCCCGGCACAGTTGGAGAAGCTCCTTCAACCTCAGGGTTGGCAGTCCCTGACAGAGGAGCAACGAAAGTGCTGGAAAGAGTTGCTGCCGCGCTTTGGTGGAGACTACGTGGCGGTGTTCTCGCGCGTCTTGGTCGTCTGCCACGACCCGGAGCTGGCGGCGGCCCTGAGTGAAGCGTTGCTACAGCACGCCGCGGGCCAAGAGCAGCAACTGGCCGACGGCATCTCGGGCAGCGACATCGGCGCCGCGATCAAGCTGACGCGGACCCTCGCTCAACTGCAAACCCCGGGCGCTCGCGCCGCCCTGGAGTCCGTCGCCACCGAACACTCGCATCCCCTGGTCAGGCTCGAAGCGCTCGCGGGCGTCGAGGGACTCACGGGCTCACGTGTGCGAGCCGAGCTCACGGCGTTGCTCGATGCGGAGCCCGACGAAGCGATCCGCCTAGAAAGCCTCGTCCAAGTTCGCGACCACGAGATCCGTGCTGCGGGGCCGCACCTCGCGCTGCGCATCAAGTCACCGAAGTTCAGTACGCTCTCCTACGACGAGAAGCGCCACTTGCTGCACGCGCTCGGCGTGATCATGCCTCCGCGCGCCGAATCGATCGCGACGGAGCTGCTCCTGGACAGCAAGCTGCTCGCGTCCGCGGCCCACGAAGAAGCGCGCATCTTGGCGGCAGACTTGCTCGGCGCCATTGCCTCCACCCAAGAGGCTCGCGAGGCCCTGGAATCCGTCGCGGCGAAGCGCTGGGGCACCAAGGAGAACGTGCGCGCTGCCGCAGAGCGCGCCCTCGCCCATTGGGCCCAGCGGCTCGGCCACCAACCGGAGTCCCCGACATGA